The nucleotide sequence ATTTGTTAGAAAATCCAAAAGGAAAGTAAATCAGCACCTTTCACTTAAAATGTTTATTATCTTTGTAAAAAGGGTATAAACATTAAACATATGAAATTAATACAAACTCTAGCGGTGATACTGCTTGCTTCCATCGCTACTTTAGCTCAGAATTATCCATTTGAAAGACAAATTATTTTCGAACAAAAAGAAAATGGTGTCGTAAAAGAATATCCTTCCATTAAGATTATGGTGGGTCAGAGTGAAGCCATTGGAGCAAGAGCTGTTTTAGAAGAAGATGCCGGAGCACAATATTTCATTGTTGACTTTGAAAAAAATAAATATCTGATCTTAATGCGTCAGTTTGGGCAAAAAATCGCTGTCGAATCTGAAGCAGATGTTTCTAAACTAGATGTTTTGGGAATTGATGGTGCTAAAGTAGAAGAAGTGAAAAAAGGAAAGAAAGAAATCCTTGACACAAAATGTAAAATCTACAAAGGCACAAAAGATCATTTAGAAGTAGAGCTTTATATCGGTGCTCCTAAATTTGCTGCCAAAGGTCTACATAACCTTACAAAAGTAATGACAGACCGTATCGGTATTGATTTAGCTGATGACGAGATGATCCTAGGAGCCAAAATCGTTGATAAGAAAAATAATGGTACGCTAGAAGTTGAAGCAACTAAAGTGTACGAGAAACCATATAAATTAAGTACTGAAGGGTATAATACATTTGGTACAGGTGGTATGGGATTCGGTTTCTAATCACAACGCTATATCAACAAAAAAGTCCTTGATACGAAATACCAAGGACTTTTTTTATTGGCTATGAATTTTGATTAATCAAAAATCTGTTCCATTGTGATACCAAACTCATCTTCAATCTCTGTTAAGCGATTAAGATCTTTTTTCGTAAGAATACAAAGAGAAAGTCCTTTCTTACCAGCTCTAGCAGTACGACCACTTCTATGAGTAAAGTATTCAGACTTATCCGGTAACTGATAGTGCACAACATAAGCTAAGTCTGCAATATCAATACCTCTAGCCGCTAAATCTGTAGCAACCAAAATTTGTAACTTCTTAGATTTGAAAGCACGCATTACTTTGTCTCTCTCATTTTGTGACAAGTCACCATGAATAGACTCTGCTTTAATCTGCTTACCATGTAACTGTTTCGCTACTTGTTGAGCATCTGCTTTCGTTCTAGTAAAGATCACACCTCTTTCATCACCTTGCTGACGTACGAACCAGTTTAATGTTTCCATCTTATGCTTCAGGTCAGTAATGATATACTCGAACTTGATTTTTTTATTGATCACATTCATTGGGTTCACCTCAATTCTGAATGCATCTTTTTTCATATACTTCTTAATAATCTCTTTAATCCCTGCAGGGAAAGTAGCGGAGAATAACCAAGTAGCTTTTTTATTTGTTGTCAGGCGAAGAATTTTATTTAAATCCTCCTTGAAACCCATACTTAACATTTCATCTGCCTCATCCATCACTACAGTTTTCACTTGTGATAAATCTACAGCATTTCTATTGACCAAATCAATTAGACGGCCTGGCGTCGCCACAATAATATGTGTAGGACGTTTTAGCTTATTGATTTGAATATCAATAGGAGCACCACCGTATACAGCTTCACAAAATACTTTATGATAGTACTTTGTAAATCTGAACAGTTGTTTTTGTATCTGTTGCCCTAACTCTCTGGTAGGTGATAAAATTAAAGCCTGAGGTTGTGGATTTTTAGGGTTTACAGCATGAAGTAATGGTAAACCAAAAGCAGCAGTTTTACCAGTTCCCGTTTGTGCCTGTCCAATAAAATCAGTTCCCTCTTGCATTAAAAACGGTATTGATTTTTGCTGAATAGCGGTCGGTTCTTCAATGCCGTTTTCCTTTAGTGCTTTCACAATTGCACTATGAATTCCTAAATCCTTGAATGTCATAATAATCTTAATGATTCATTTTTCGATCACAAAGGTAAGTGGATTTATCGGGATTTTATGAGTTGAAGAGATTTTGTAAGGATTCTTTAAGAATAAGACTATCAAAACATTGATTGAGCATAAAAAAAAGGACTGTGGGGAAGCAGTCCTTTTCTAATAATAGTATTACGTTTTTAATAACGATATACATCAACCCATTCTAGATAAACTATACGAGGGTTGTCAGCAAACATTGATGTGGGCAACTCAATTTCGTTGTAGCCTGTCGCCTTATCCATCTTTTTAATCTCTGTACCTTTGTACGTTGAGACATATTGTGGTCTACTACTGTCTGAACTGTAAAAGCGTTCGAAAATATGCTCTTTGTCCGTGTCAGTATAGGCTTTGAAACCTTCTACTCTGTCAAAGGGCAAGCGAACCACTATTTTCTCAGACCAAGTGTTCCCTTGTGGTAAAGTAATACTAGCTTTACCGATATCAGCGGCATGGACGAAGTCAATCACTTTCTCACCAATCGAGTCGGTCATTTTTACTTCATTGTGTCCTCTGATAGATTCATAGCGTACTGTCGTGTCAATCTCATCTTTTGTGCTACACCCAAAAAAACATAGAATTGATAATAATAATAAAGTTTGTCTCATTTAAGAAGTTTATAAATCGTGGAGTACAAGTAAGTTAATCTATCCATTAAAAGTTTTTGCTTGAGAAATTAAATTGGTACGATCCCTGAATTCATTAATTTTTAACGGAGCTTTAATTTATGAATTTTTACAGAAATATTATAAA is from Flammeovirga agarivorans and encodes:
- a CDS encoding DEAD/DEAH box helicase, with translation MTFKDLGIHSAIVKALKENGIEEPTAIQQKSIPFLMQEGTDFIGQAQTGTGKTAAFGLPLLHAVNPKNPQPQALILSPTRELGQQIQKQLFRFTKYYHKVFCEAVYGGAPIDIQINKLKRPTHIIVATPGRLIDLVNRNAVDLSQVKTVVMDEADEMLSMGFKEDLNKILRLTTNKKATWLFSATFPAGIKEIIKKYMKKDAFRIEVNPMNVINKKIKFEYIITDLKHKMETLNWFVRQQGDERGVIFTRTKADAQQVAKQLHGKQIKAESIHGDLSQNERDKVMRAFKSKKLQILVATDLAARGIDIADLAYVVHYQLPDKSEYFTHRSGRTARAGKKGLSLCILTKKDLNRLTEIEDEFGITMEQIFD